The proteins below are encoded in one region of Anaerobiospirillum thomasii:
- a CDS encoding glycoside hydrolase family protein, whose protein sequence is MENVNLLKPSINLARFQTYFYKVSRTAFTDPADNVLKIGLNHTNQDIEPFTQNSTWDDKKIFKVWRADLYYECFRLGKWLQGYKVEQRHYDALIDLLTDDVFKLADFRPHSLIELIKYGSFDAAADQFLRWVVDLEGQVSMKHIKRAFARRAYFKGEDYLPFTFAKVSPLNIETLNDAIEREGYCAIENENTGLQLVRLA, encoded by the coding sequence ATGGAGAATGTTAACCTATTAAAGCCGTCAATCAATTTAGCAAGATTTCAGACATATTTTTACAAAGTATCAAGAACAGCCTTTACCGACCCTGCTGATAACGTTCTAAAAATCGGACTTAATCACACCAACCAAGATATTGAGCCTTTCACTCAGAATAGCACCTGGGACGATAAAAAGATCTTCAAAGTTTGGAGAGCTGACCTTTACTACGAGTGCTTTAGGCTTGGCAAGTGGCTGCAGGGGTATAAGGTAGAGCAAAGGCACTATGATGCATTGATCGATCTTTTAACTGATGATGTCTTTAAACTTGCTGATTTTAGGCCTCATAGCCTGATTGAGCTTATCAAGTATGGCTCTTTTGATGCAGCTGCTGATCAATTTCTGCGCTGGGTCGTAGACTTAGAAGGGCAGGTGTCAATGAAACATATTAAGAGGGCCTTTGCACGGCGAGCATACTTTAAGGGTGAAGATTATCTGCCCTTTACCTTTGCCAAGGTCAGCCCATTGAACATTGAAACCCTTAACGATGCTATTGAGCGCGAGGGTTACTGTGCCATTGAGAATGAGAATACAGGACTTCAACTAGTGAGATTAGCCTAA
- a CDS encoding phage holin family protein has protein sequence MERFYIWAAEHSVEVYTTFGLFAAWAVKGYRDYTSGEKKPRFERAISNFMCALLLLVFVVPALEYFDIKPELIPFIGAAFGAMGTESIIMLTSKVFHTVISQRVPVMSQTVAEDIKIKSQTAQQRTPGTSGKMNSSTGGYQVPEPPMPLDKRN, from the coding sequence ATGGAAAGGTTCTACATATGGGCCGCCGAGCACTCCGTTGAAGTCTATACAACCTTCGGCCTTTTTGCTGCATGGGCTGTCAAAGGATATAGGGATTACACCTCAGGCGAGAAAAAGCCACGCTTTGAAAGGGCTATATCTAATTTCATGTGCGCCCTGCTGCTTCTTGTCTTTGTCGTGCCCGCATTAGAATACTTTGACATCAAGCCTGAGCTGATACCATTCATAGGCGCAGCCTTTGGCGCTATGGGTACAGAGTCTATCATCATGCTGACCTCTAAAGTCTTTCACACTGTCATCTCTCAAAGAGTACCGGTTATGAGCCAGACCGTAGCTGAGGATATAAAAATTAAAAGTCAGACAGCACAGCAGAGGACGCCAGGCACATCCGGCAAAATGAATTCAAGCACAGGAGGATATCAGGTGCCTGAACCTCCTATGCCACTTGATAAGAGGAACTGA
- a CDS encoding RusA family crossover junction endodeoxyribonuclease — protein sequence MLILQLTMPPSLNQKLGNIKHKTAWNDWKYRERKRILKQLPEGFEPFSCDVYLYIDFYFPDNARRDLDNYLKALQDTLTLAGVWNDDSQVCDLIVKRQGVLPPGSCTLAIWPKSESDPLADWIL from the coding sequence ATGCTAATACTTCAGCTGACCATGCCACCGTCACTAAATCAGAAGCTTGGCAATATCAAGCATAAGACAGCATGGAATGATTGGAAGTACAGAGAGCGCAAAAGAATTTTAAAGCAGCTGCCTGAGGGGTTTGAGCCTTTTAGCTGTGATGTCTATCTTTACATTGATTTTTATTTTCCTGACAATGCCCGCAGAGACTTAGACAATTACCTTAAAGCCTTGCAGGACACATTGACCTTGGCAGGGGTGTGGAATGATGATAGCCAAGTCTGTGACCTCATTGTAAAAAGGCAGGGAGTGCTGCCACCTGGATCATGTACTCTTGCGATATGGCCAAAGTCAGAGAGTGATCCTTTGGCTGATTGGATTTTATAA
- a CDS encoding bifunctional DNA primase/polymerase has product MISMEEAGVTAASLPLALKNVAQGLYSRGFDVIGSRGKLPNLHKWKGVDRAQLLEWCMLNLDNGKANSLTLRLDNTQLCAFDLDFPSSDFTDDFIRRINRADLVPQLFTTSGKKGCKIFFRAPFEVKQELPLHLGPSVVCDDGRKFDLEIKKDLSVVFGAYPEHEKLYSEYPDTTFIVQVSPSDLPELDADKITRIKVAYCNTIQEHALKGALVFNYGFNDAVQKVKAVIAYDVLHNHNRIYSFLIDVGDEIILRALCDFYDGQTIRRLPQTAQAQPLVQAVKEMQQVKDMEVMQLHALAFEQIYEPYKLHLMGVLASKGINTTMQSSVIELYERYFIERTCERYKEYLC; this is encoded by the coding sequence ATGATCTCAATGGAAGAGGCTGGGGTCACTGCTGCATCTTTGCCTTTGGCATTAAAGAACGTGGCGCAGGGGCTCTATTCTCGGGGCTTTGATGTTATTGGCTCACGAGGCAAGCTTCCAAACCTGCACAAGTGGAAGGGTGTTGATAGGGCGCAGCTGCTTGAGTGGTGTATGTTGAATTTGGACAACGGCAAAGCCAACAGTCTGACCTTAAGGCTTGATAATACACAGCTGTGTGCCTTTGATTTAGACTTTCCGAGCTCTGACTTTACCGATGATTTTATAAGACGCATCAATCGTGCCGACCTTGTACCTCAGCTGTTCACGACCTCAGGCAAAAAGGGCTGTAAGATTTTCTTTAGGGCGCCTTTTGAGGTTAAGCAAGAGCTGCCTCTTCACCTTGGCCCCTCTGTTGTATGTGATGATGGCAGGAAGTTTGACCTTGAGATTAAAAAAGACTTGAGCGTTGTCTTTGGCGCCTATCCAGAGCATGAGAAGCTTTACAGTGAATATCCTGATACCACATTTATCGTCCAAGTCTCACCTTCTGATTTACCTGAGCTAGATGCAGATAAGATAACCCGCATCAAGGTAGCCTACTGCAATACGATACAGGAGCATGCGCTAAAGGGAGCGCTTGTATTCAACTATGGCTTTAATGACGCTGTGCAGAAGGTTAAGGCTGTAATCGCTTATGATGTGCTACACAACCATAACAGGATTTACTCTTTTCTCATTGATGTGGGCGATGAGATTATCCTGCGTGCCCTATGTGACTTCTATGATGGGCAAACAATCAGACGATTACCACAGACAGCGCAGGCACAGCCCTTGGTGCAAGCAGTTAAAGAGATGCAGCAGGTTAAAGACATGGAAGTCATGCAGCTGCACGCCCTGGCCTTTGAACAGATTTACGAACCGTACAAATTACACCTTATGGGCGTGCTGGCGTCCAAGGGAATTAATACAACTATGCAGAGCAGTGTTATAGAACTATATGAGCGATATTTTATAGAGCGTACCTGCGAGCGATATAAGGAGTACCTATGCTAA
- a CDS encoding gas vesicle protein GvpD, producing MNFDKAQVAELLNYFEPSERDEWVDVFRALGNAFPGDGDVFNRCVSWASRSDKHDAAAAKHEKSLFYKDNQGIGIGVLIKKAQERGFSMRQGQVFSNKSKVDDAAVELKSSEAAEMTLYDSIKNLSSLIIANLIMYCTAEDRSKFISRYKNSIKKIPVEHVGIFKALYEHTKTHSIFVLKEFRQTLHKFNVSDELFKAVTSASSPVTFDTLCEQMEQMIDKASRLQIINISKANIKAALEGSASDMKDLTNQAMMCLGSNTGLKELKERDEVLKSCNSALNDISDPDVFNHLYISTGYQSIDNQVYGYRRGEVSILAAHTGVGKTYFGIESALRAIDNNKRVLFFTAEMSVDSIAQRLFMVKMKVTEKMVKEHGFPHKAFNEFKQAYDLNNNLKIIGGRSMSINDIKSSVDSAKFIGDVDLIVIDYLQIIENDRYKRGEQWEQISDVMRQLVALAQDSDTAILVLTQLTKPQFDKGKKKKEPTLYDIAGSSGVVRDVALALILFKDDEKSNFKMVVAKSRYASTSVHFELTRTTGGGFHVLDGSYSNSKIFDQSVATVKPSISADNVLDEFTPRDEDYEIAPGVEPKSADDMDLEVAYMVGDGEL from the coding sequence ATGAATTTTGATAAAGCACAGGTGGCAGAGCTTTTAAACTACTTTGAACCAAGTGAGCGTGATGAGTGGGTGGACGTCTTCCGTGCGCTGGGGAATGCCTTCCCTGGTGACGGTGATGTCTTTAACAGATGCGTCTCATGGGCATCAAGGAGTGATAAGCATGATGCAGCTGCTGCTAAACATGAGAAGAGTTTGTTTTATAAAGATAATCAGGGAATAGGGATAGGCGTGCTTATTAAAAAGGCGCAGGAGAGAGGTTTCTCAATGCGCCAGGGACAAGTATTCTCAAACAAATCAAAAGTGGATGATGCTGCTGTAGAGCTTAAGTCATCAGAAGCGGCAGAGATGACACTCTATGACAGCATCAAAAACTTAAGCTCTTTGATTATAGCAAATTTGATTATGTATTGCACTGCCGAGGACAGAAGTAAATTCATCTCACGCTATAAAAACAGCATTAAAAAGATCCCTGTGGAACATGTGGGCATATTCAAGGCCCTGTATGAACATACCAAGACTCACAGCATCTTTGTCCTCAAAGAGTTTAGGCAGACCCTGCACAAGTTTAATGTGTCTGATGAGCTGTTTAAGGCTGTAACAAGCGCATCCTCTCCTGTGACCTTTGACACGCTGTGCGAACAGATGGAGCAGATGATAGACAAGGCATCAAGATTGCAGATTATCAATATATCAAAGGCCAATATCAAAGCAGCACTTGAGGGCAGTGCCTCAGATATGAAAGATCTAACCAATCAGGCCATGATGTGCCTTGGCTCCAATACAGGACTTAAAGAGCTCAAAGAAAGAGATGAGGTTTTAAAAAGCTGTAACTCTGCCCTTAATGATATAAGCGATCCTGATGTCTTTAACCACCTGTATATATCAACAGGCTATCAGAGCATTGACAATCAAGTCTATGGTTACAGACGTGGTGAGGTCTCCATCTTGGCAGCACATACAGGTGTGGGTAAGACCTACTTTGGCATTGAGTCTGCCCTGCGTGCCATTGACAACAATAAGCGCGTTTTATTTTTCACCGCCGAGATGAGTGTGGATTCAATCGCACAGCGTCTGTTTATGGTCAAAATGAAAGTGACCGAAAAGATGGTCAAGGAGCACGGCTTTCCACATAAAGCTTTTAATGAGTTTAAGCAGGCCTACGATCTGAACAACAATTTAAAAATCATCGGTGGGCGCTCAATGTCTATCAATGATATCAAGAGCAGTGTAGACAGTGCCAAGTTTATAGGCGATGTAGATCTGATTGTCATTGACTATCTGCAAATTATTGAAAACGACAGATATAAAAGGGGCGAGCAGTGGGAGCAGATTTCCGATGTTATGCGTCAGCTTGTAGCCCTGGCGCAGGATAGTGATACTGCCATTCTTGTTCTGACTCAGCTGACCAAGCCACAGTTTGACAAGGGCAAAAAGAAAAAAGAGCCGACCCTTTATGACATTGCAGGATCCTCAGGTGTTGTGCGTGATGTCGCTCTTGCCCTTATTCTGTTTAAGGATGATGAAAAGTCAAACTTTAAAATGGTGGTGGCCAAGTCACGCTATGCATCAACATCAGTGCATTTTGAGCTTACAAGAACCACAGGCGGTGGTTTCCATGTGCTAGATGGCTCTTATTCAAATTCTAAAATCTTTGATCAAAGTGTTGCCACAGTTAAGCCTTCAATTAGTGCTGATAATGTACTTGATGAGTTCACTCCACGAGATGAGGACTATGAAATAGCGCCAGGTGTTGAGCCTAAGAGTGCTGATGATATGGATCTTGAGGTGGCTTATATGGTGGGGGATGGTGAATTATGA